CTGTCCCGGTTTTCCCGGCCGTTTTGTATTGCCGCTCCAGGGCGCGCATGCTACACTTCCGCGCACGCAGTCCAGCGCGACCGGGAAGATCACGCGCCGGCGGGGGATGCCGGCAAGCCGTATGCGGTGCTGCGCCTTCCAGACCTTCAAGACAGGAGCATGTTCATGGATCCGTTTGACGCGGGCTGGCTCTCTCTGCTGCCGCCCATCATCGCCATCACCCTGGCCCTGATCACCAAGGAAGTCATTTCCTCCCTCTTCCTCGGCATTCTCAGCGGCACCGTCATCTATTGCCTGGGCATGGGCACGGGCGACATGATCATCAAGCCCGTGGAGATCGCCTTCACCACCATGGTGAACAAGGTCGATTTCAACATCATCATCTTCTGCACCCTGCTGGGCGCGCTGGTGTTCACCATCTCCCGCGCCGGCGGGACACGCGCCTACGGCAACTGGGCCACCAAGCGCATCAAGAGCAAACGCGTGGCCATGCTCTCCACCGGCGGCCTGGGGGCCTTCATCTTCATCGACGACTATTTCAACTGCCTCACCGTGGGCACGGTCATGCGCCCGGTGACGGACCGCTACAAGATCTCCCGCGCCAAGCTGGCCTATATCATCGACGCCACCGCCGCCCCCATCTGCATCATCGCGCCCATCTCCAGCTGGGCCGCCGCCGTGGGCAGCAACCTGAAAGCCACCGGCGCCTTTGAAAGCGACTTTGCCGCCTTCGTGGCCACCATCCCCTACAACTTCTACGCCCTGTTCTCCCTCATCATGGTGGTCATGGTCTGCCTGGCCGACTTCGACTTCGGCCCCATGCGCAAGGCCGAACTGCGCGCCCAGCAGGGCGAACTGGGCAATGTGGATGCCGAACAGGCCGAGATGGGCGCCAGCGCCAAGGGCCACCTGATGGACATGCTCGTGCCCATCGGCAGCCTGATCGTCTTCGCCGTCCTGGCCCTGCTCTACAGCGGCGGCTACTGGGGCAGCGATCCCGCCTACCACACCCTGGCCGCCGCCTTCGGCAACTGCAGCGCCTCCAAGGCGCTTGTCTGGGCCTCCTTCGGCGC
This is a stretch of genomic DNA from Desulfovibrio piger. It encodes these proteins:
- a CDS encoding Na+/H+ antiporter NhaC family protein, whose translation is MDPFDAGWLSLLPPIIAITLALITKEVISSLFLGILSGTVIYCLGMGTGDMIIKPVEIAFTTMVNKVDFNIIIFCTLLGALVFTISRAGGTRAYGNWATKRIKSKRVAMLSTGGLGAFIFIDDYFNCLTVGTVMRPVTDRYKISRAKLAYIIDATAAPICIIAPISSWAAAVGSNLKATGAFESDFAAFVATIPYNFYALFSLIMVVMVCLADFDFGPMRKAELRAQQGELGNVDAEQAEMGASAKGHLMDMLVPIGSLIVFAVLALLYSGGYWGSDPAYHTLAAAFGNCSASKALVWASFGALTVAFFMFVPRGLMSLKSFMDCAGEGMKAMMPANTILVLAWAISGVCRDLLQTPLFVKTLVADGGISGGLLPAIIFVVAGFLSFSTGTAWGTFGILIPIVVPVAQAVDPNLVLICLSATLAGSVFGDHCSPISDTTILSSAGAGCAHLEHVSTQMLYACVVAASSAVGYMVSGLMHGSLLPGFASGLVFMVVTMLVLRRRNTQKDGAQA